In the genome of Streptomyces aquilus, the window CCGCGCTTCTTGGGGCGCTCCCAGGGCGGCTGCCGGGTGATCTCCAACCGGCGTCCGGCGACGGTCAGTTCGAGACGCACCTCCGTGCGGGTGCCGGGGGCGGCGTGGTCGCTGCGCAGGGTGAGGCCCTGGCCGGACTGGCGGGCACCGGGGACGGAGCCGTACAGCGCGTAGCAGACGGCGTCGAGGACGGAGGTCTTGCCCGCGCCGGTCGGTCCGTGGAGCAGGAAGAGGCCGGCGACGGACAGCTCGTCGAAGTCGACGCTCTGGGAACCGCCGAAGGGCCCGAAGGCCGTGATGTCCAGCCGGTGCAGCCTCACCGGGCGCCCTCCCCCGTCTTCGGCCGGCGCAGCCGCACCGGCCCCGCTCCCCCGCCGTCAGCCCGCGCCGGCCTCACCGCGCGACCTCCTTGACCGCCTCGTCCGCCCGCACCGCGTCGAACGCGTCCCGCAGCACGCCCTGTTCGTCCGTGTCGGGGCCCGCCCCCCGCACATGGGCCACGAAGTCCTCCGCGATCTCCTGGTCACTGCGCCCCGCGAGCCGCTTGGCGTAGGACACCTCGGGGTCGTCCGGGGCGCGCTCGGGGTCGAAGACGAGGCTGAGGGTGTGCGGGAAGCGCTCGGTGAGGCGGGCCATGGGGTCGGCGGGGCGGACGGTGTCGGTGAGGGTCGCCTCGACCCACGCCTCCTCGTGCCGGGCGAGTCCCGGATCGGCGAGCAGTTCCTCCAGCGTCCCCCGCAGCCGGGCCAGCGCACGCGGCACCGGGCAGTCGACGCGCTCGGCGGTCACCGCGCCCTCGGCGTCGAGGTCGACGAGCCACATCGTCTTGCGGTGGTCGGCCTCGGAGAAGGAGTACGGCAGTGGGGAGCCGGAGTAGCGGACGCGGTCGGTGATGGTCTGGCAGCCGTGCAGGTGCCCGAGGGCCGCGTAGTCGACGCCGTCGAAGACGCCGGACGGTACGGCGGCGACCCCGCCGACCGTGATGTCCCGTTCGCTGTCGCTGGCCTCGCCGCCCGTCACGA includes:
- a CDS encoding exonuclease SbcCD subunit D; protein product: MRLLHTSDWHLGRAFHRVSMLGAQAEFIGRLVATVRERGVDAVVVSGDVYDRAVPPLAAVELFDDALHRLADLGVPTVMISGNHDSARRLGVGAGLIDRAGIHLRTEPAACGTPVVLRDAFGDVAFYGLPYLEPALVKDEFGVEKPGHEAVLAAAMDRVRADLATRARGTRSVVLAHAFVTGGEASDSERDITVGGVAAVPSGVFDGVDYAALGHLHGCQTITDRVRYSGSPLPYSFSEADHRKTMWLVDLDAEGAVTAERVDCPVPRALARLRGTLEELLADPGLARHEEAWVEATLTDTVRPADPMARLTERFPHTLSLVFDPERAPDDPEVSYAKRLAGRSDQEIAEDFVAHVRGAGPDTDEQGVLRDAFDAVRADEAVKEVAR